In the Peribacillus sp. FSL H8-0477 genome, CCGATAATAATAACTAACAGCTGCTTTTGAGACATCCGCATCCCCCATTACACCCTATTATTTAGTTTCATCAATTAACTCTCTTAACTCAGTCTCCGAGAAATGGTATTGTTCGTTACAGAAATGACATTGAGCTTCTGCTTGGCCATCTGTCTGAATAATATCCTCTATTTCTTCCTTACCCAAGCTAATTAGTGCATTAGCAATTCGTTCTCTTGAACATTCACAATTGAATTGCACAGGCATTTTTTCTAGAATTTTTACATTGCCCTCTCCTAAGAGTTCATCAAGAATTTGTTCTGGCGTTAACCCTTTTTGAATTAGTTTAGAAATTGGCTCGATAACTGATAGTCTTTGTTCAATCTTTGTAATAACATCATCATCTGCACCAGGCAACAACTGAATAATAAAACCACCTGCTGCTAATATTGTATTATCAGGATTCACAAGTACTCCTAAACCTACGGATGACGGTATCTGTTCTGAAGTTACCAGGTAATAAGTGAAATCTTCTCCTAGTTCTCCGGAAATCAATGGGACTTGTCCTGTAAAGTTATCACGAAGACCAATATCCTTGACAATAGCAAGTGTTCCTTCCGTTCCAACCGCACGTTTAACATCTAACTTTCCATGCTCATTTAAATCAAAGTGCGTTTGCGGATTCCCTACGTATCCTCTAACTTCTCCCTTTGCATTGCTGTCGACAAGAATTACGCCTAGAGGACCGCCGCCTTCAATTTTAATTGTAAGCTTTTCCTCGCCTTTTAGCATTGCACCCAGCATAACACCTGCTGTCATTGAACGACCAAGTGCTGCAGA is a window encoding:
- the hslO gene encoding Hsp33 family molecular chaperone HslO; translation: MNDYLVKALGYNGQVRAYAVKTTETVGEGQRRHKTWPTASAALGRSMTAGVMLGAMLKGEEKLTIKIEGGGPLGVILVDSNAKGEVRGYVGNPQTHFDLNEHGKLDVKRAVGTEGTLAIVKDIGLRDNFTGQVPLISGELGEDFTYYLVTSEQIPSSVGLGVLVNPDNTILAAGGFIIQLLPGADDDVITKIEQRLSVIEPISKLIQKGLTPEQILDELLGEGNVKILEKMPVQFNCECSRERIANALISLGKEEIEDIIQTDGQAEAQCHFCNEQYHFSETELRELIDETK